Proteins encoded within one genomic window of Acidovorax sp. 107:
- the rplL gene encoding 50S ribosomal protein L7/L12 has protein sequence MAFDKDAFLTALDSMTVLELNDLVKAIEEKFGVSAAAMAAPAAGGGGGGAAAAEEKTEFNVVLTEAGANKVSVIKAVREITGLGLKEAKDLVDGAPKNVKEGIAKADAEAAVKKLVEAGAKAELK, from the coding sequence ATGGCATTCGATAAAGACGCATTTTTGACCGCTCTGGACAGCATGACGGTTCTGGAACTCAATGACCTGGTGAAGGCCATTGAAGAGAAGTTTGGCGTGAGCGCTGCCGCTATGGCCGCTCCAGCTGCCGGCGGCGGCGGCGGCGGTGCAGCTGCTGCTGAAGAAAAGACGGAATTCAACGTGGTGCTGACCGAAGCCGGCGCCAACAAGGTGTCCGTCATCAAGGCAGTGCGCGAAATCACCGGCCTGGGCCTCAAGGAAGCCAAGGACCTGGTGGACGGCGCTCCCAAGAACGTCAAGGAAGGCATTGCCAAGGCCGACGCCGAAGCAGCCGTCAAGAAGCTGGTGGAAGCCGGCGCCAAGGCCGAACTCAAGTAA
- the rpoB gene encoding DNA-directed RNA polymerase subunit beta: MAYSYTERKRIRKSFGTRDSVLEVPYLLQMQKDAYTAFLQADTAPQKRTIEGLQAAFDAAFPIVSHNGFVEMKFIEYNLAKPAFDVRECQTRGLTFASAVRAKVQLIIYDRESSTSQSKVVKEVKEQEVYMGEVPLMTDKGSFIINGTERVIVSQLHRSPGVFFEHDKGKTHSSGKLLFSARIIPYRGSWLDFEFDPKDILYFRVDRRRKMPVTILLKAIGLNPESILANFFVNDNFRLMDSGAQMEFVSERLRGEVARFDITDKSGKVVVAKDKRVTARHTRELEQSGTTHISVPEDFLIGRVVARNIVDADTGEIIAKANEELTEALLKKLRSAAVQDLQVIYTNELDQGAYISQTLRIDETVDEFAARVAIYRMMRPGEPPTEDAVQALFQRLFYNPDTYDLSRVGRMKFNAKIGRDESTGPMVLSNEDILAVVKILVDLRNGNGEVDDIDHLGNRRVRCVGELAENQYRTGLARIEKAVKERLGQAEQEPLMPHDLINSKPISAALKEFFGASQLSQFMDQTNPLAEITHKRRVSALGPGGLTRERAGFEVRDVHVTHYGRVCPIETPEGPNIGLINSLALYARLNEYGFIETPYRRVVDGKVTNDIDYLSAIEEGKYVIAQANAQLDKDGRLTGDLVSAREKGESILCGADRVQYMDVSPAQIVSVAASLVPFLEHDDANRALMGANMSRQAVPVLRPEKPLVGTGIERVAAVDSGTVVTATRGGIVDYVDATRIVVRVNDDEAVAGEVGVDIYNLIKYQRSNQNTNIHQRPIVQKGDKLVKGDVVADGASTDFGEIAIGQNMLIAFMPWNGYNFEDSILISERVVSEDRYTSIHIEELVVMARDTKLGAEEITRDIPNLSEQQLNRLDESGIIYVGAEVQPGDTLVGKVTPKGETTLTPEEKLLRAIFGEKASDVKDTSLRVDQGSSGTVIDVQVFTREGIQRDKRAQQIIDDELKRFRLDLNDQLRIVEADAFDRIEKLLTGRVANGGPQKLAKGTKIDKAYLASVEKFHWFDIRPAEDEVATQLESIKNALEQTRHSFDLAFEEKRKKLTQGDELPAGVLKMVKVYLAVKRRLQPGDKMAGRHGNKGVVSKIVPVEDMPYMADGTPADIVLNPLGVPSRMNIGQVLEVHLGWAGKGIGQRIGNMLQEQAKASELRTFLEEVYNSRGRKEDLSQLSDDDLMAMAENLTSGVPYATPVFDGASEEEIKDMLKIAYPDDIAERKGLTPTRTQAYLFDGRTGERFERPTTIGYMHYLKLHHLVDDKMHARSTGPYSLVTQQPLGGKAQFGGQRFGEMEVWALEAYGAAYVLQEMLTVKSDDVVGRTKVYESIVKGEHAIEAGMPESFNVLVKEIRSLGLDIELERS; this comes from the coding sequence ATGGCCTATTCCTACACCGAACGCAAGCGAATTCGCAAAAGTTTCGGCACCCGCGATAGCGTGCTCGAAGTTCCTTATCTGCTGCAGATGCAGAAGGACGCATACACCGCTTTCCTGCAGGCAGATACAGCGCCCCAGAAAAGAACCATCGAAGGCCTTCAGGCTGCATTCGACGCTGCCTTCCCCATCGTCTCCCACAACGGTTTTGTGGAGATGAAGTTCATCGAGTACAACCTAGCCAAACCGGCTTTTGACGTGCGTGAGTGCCAGACCCGCGGTCTGACGTTCGCCTCGGCCGTGCGCGCCAAGGTGCAGCTGATCATCTATGACCGCGAGTCTTCCACGTCGCAGTCCAAGGTGGTCAAGGAGGTGAAGGAGCAAGAGGTCTACATGGGCGAGGTGCCCCTGATGACCGACAAGGGCTCGTTCATCATCAATGGCACCGAGCGTGTGATCGTCTCGCAGCTGCACCGTTCTCCCGGCGTGTTCTTTGAACACGACAAGGGCAAGACCCATAGCTCGGGCAAGCTGCTGTTCTCGGCACGTATCATTCCCTACCGTGGCTCTTGGCTCGACTTCGAATTCGATCCCAAGGACATCCTGTACTTCCGCGTGGACCGTCGCCGCAAGATGCCGGTCACGATCCTGCTCAAGGCCATCGGCCTGAACCCAGAGTCCATCTTGGCGAACTTCTTCGTCAACGACAATTTCCGCCTGATGGACAGCGGTGCGCAGATGGAATTTGTTTCCGAGCGTCTGCGCGGTGAAGTGGCCCGTTTCGACATCACCGACAAGTCTGGCAAGGTCGTCGTGGCCAAGGACAAGCGCGTCACGGCCCGCCACACCCGCGAACTGGAACAGTCCGGTACCACGCACATCAGCGTGCCCGAAGACTTCCTGATCGGCCGCGTGGTGGCTCGCAACATTGTGGACGCCGATACCGGTGAAATCATTGCCAAGGCCAATGAAGAGCTGACTGAAGCGCTGCTCAAGAAGCTGCGTTCTGCCGCCGTGCAAGACCTGCAGGTCATCTACACGAACGAACTCGACCAGGGCGCGTACATCTCGCAAACCCTGCGTATCGACGAAACGGTGGACGAATTCGCCGCCCGCGTGGCCATCTACCGCATGATGCGCCCCGGCGAGCCGCCAACCGAAGACGCTGTACAGGCCCTGTTCCAGCGCCTGTTCTACAACCCCGACACGTACGACCTGTCGCGCGTGGGCCGCATGAAGTTCAACGCCAAGATCGGCCGCGACGAATCCACCGGTCCCATGGTGCTGTCCAATGAAGACATCCTGGCCGTGGTCAAGATCCTGGTGGATCTGCGCAACGGCAATGGCGAGGTCGATGACATCGACCACCTGGGTAACCGTCGCGTGCGCTGCGTGGGCGAGCTGGCCGAAAACCAGTACCGCACCGGTCTGGCACGTATCGAAAAGGCCGTGAAGGAGCGTCTGGGCCAGGCTGAGCAAGAGCCCCTGATGCCCCACGACCTGATCAACAGCAAGCCGATCTCGGCTGCCCTGAAGGAATTCTTCGGTGCCTCGCAGCTGTCGCAGTTCATGGACCAGACCAACCCGCTGGCGGAAATCACGCACAAGCGCCGTGTGTCTGCCCTCGGCCCTGGTGGTCTGACCCGCGAACGCGCAGGCTTTGAAGTGCGTGACGTGCACGTGACCCACTACGGTCGCGTCTGCCCTATCGAAACGCCTGAAGGCCCGAACATTGGTCTGATCAACTCGCTGGCCCTGTATGCCCGTCTGAACGAGTACGGTTTCATCGAAACGCCGTACCGCCGCGTGGTCGATGGCAAGGTGACCAACGACATCGACTACCTCTCGGCCATCGAAGAAGGCAAGTACGTGATTGCGCAGGCCAATGCGCAGCTCGACAAGGACGGTCGCCTGACAGGGGACTTGGTTTCTGCCCGTGAAAAGGGTGAATCCATCCTGTGTGGTGCAGACCGCGTGCAGTACATGGATGTGTCGCCGGCACAGATCGTGTCGGTGGCGGCCTCGCTGGTGCCGTTCCTGGAGCACGACGATGCGAACCGCGCGTTGATGGGCGCCAACATGTCGCGCCAGGCTGTGCCTGTGCTGCGTCCTGAAAAGCCATTGGTTGGCACGGGCATCGAGCGCGTGGCGGCTGTGGACTCGGGCACCGTGGTCACCGCAACCCGCGGCGGCATCGTGGACTACGTTGACGCCACCCGCATCGTGGTGCGCGTGAACGATGACGAAGCTGTGGCCGGTGAAGTGGGTGTGGACATCTACAACCTCATCAAGTACCAACGTTCCAATCAGAACACCAACATCCATCAACGTCCCATCGTCCAGAAGGGCGACAAGCTGGTGAAGGGCGACGTGGTGGCTGACGGCGCATCGACGGACTTTGGCGAAATCGCCATCGGCCAGAACATGCTGATCGCGTTCATGCCCTGGAACGGCTACAACTTCGAAGACTCGATCTTGATCTCCGAACGCGTGGTGTCCGAAGACCGCTACACCTCGATCCACATCGAAGAGTTGGTTGTGATGGCCCGCGACACCAAACTGGGTGCCGAAGAAATCACACGCGACATTCCGAACCTGTCGGAACAGCAGCTGAACCGCCTGGACGAGTCCGGCATCATCTACGTCGGCGCCGAAGTGCAGCCTGGCGACACGCTGGTCGGCAAGGTCACGCCCAAGGGCGAAACCACACTCACGCCTGAAGAGAAGCTGCTGCGCGCCATCTTCGGTGAGAAGGCTTCCGACGTGAAGGACACCTCGCTGCGTGTGGACCAAGGCTCGTCGGGCACCGTGATCGACGTGCAGGTGTTCACCCGCGAAGGCATCCAGCGCGACAAGCGCGCCCAGCAGATCATCGACGATGAACTCAAGCGCTTCCGCCTGGACCTGAACGACCAGCTGCGCATCGTGGAAGCCGACGCTTTCGACCGTATCGAGAAGCTGTTGACCGGCCGCGTGGCCAATGGCGGCCCGCAGAAGCTGGCCAAGGGCACCAAGATCGACAAGGCCTATCTGGCTTCCGTCGAGAAGTTCCACTGGTTCGACATCCGCCCTGCGGAAGACGAAGTCGCTACCCAGCTCGAATCCATCAAGAACGCGCTGGAGCAAACCCGCCACAGCTTCGATCTGGCTTTTGAAGAAAAGCGCAAGAAGCTCACGCAGGGCGACGAGCTGCCAGCTGGCGTGCTCAAGATGGTCAAGGTGTACTTGGCCGTCAAGCGCCGCCTGCAGCCTGGCGACAAGATGGCCGGCCGCCACGGTAACAAGGGTGTGGTGTCCAAGATCGTTCCGGTCGAAGACATGCCTTACATGGCCGACGGTACCCCTGCCGACATCGTTCTGAACCCGCTGGGCGTGCCCTCGCGGATGAACATTGGTCAGGTGCTGGAAGTCCACCTGGGCTGGGCCGGCAAGGGCATTGGTCAGCGCATTGGCAACATGCTGCAAGAGCAGGCCAAGGCGTCCGAGCTGCGTACCTTCCTCGAAGAGGTGTACAACTCGCGTGGCCGCAAGGAAGATCTGTCGCAACTGAGCGACGACGACCTGATGGCCATGGCGGAGAACCTGACGAGCGGCGTGCCTTACGCCACCCCCGTGTTCGACGGTGCTTCGGAAGAAGAAATCAAGGACATGCTCAAGATCGCCTACCCGGACGACATCGCTGAGCGCAAGGGCCTGACACCGACCCGCACGCAGGCTTACCTGTTTGATGGCCGCACGGGCGAGCGCTTCGAGCGCCCGACCACC